The Rubidibacter lacunae KORDI 51-2 genome includes a region encoding these proteins:
- the argZ gene encoding bifunctional arginine dihydrolase/ornithine cyclodeaminase, protein MTNSPIRFLMCAPQHYDVDYVINPWMAGNIHKSSRDRAAEQWDRLFHIIDARAQVDLVAPQPGWPDMVFTANAGLVLGDRVVLSRFYHPERQGEEPHFRQWFKDNGFEVFELPQNLPFEGAGDALLDREGRWLWSGYGFRSELDSHAYIAKWLDIEVLSLRLIDERFYHLDTCFCPLSGGYLIYYPAAFDAYSNHLIEMRVPAEKRIAVEQADAGNFACNAVNIEQTIILNRASDNLKMHLTAAGFEVVETPLTEFLKAGGASKCLTLRVTEPVRTELHANEPLASRTVHLEGHLLDAGIMNRALDTIVEEGGSFQILNFQLGTQRQSLSAADVHVSAPSPSILETIVSQLIELGAVNLPTEARDAQLAPVMQAGVAPNDFYVTTIYPTEVCIDGTWVPVTHQRMDGAIALLQTPQGWTARCKLLRDLEVGESVVVGVEGIRSRRKSSTRDRQINNEHEFAFMGAGVSSERRVEIVVEQIAWEMRRIRDRGGKVVVTAGPVVIHTGGSHHLARLIREGYVNVLLGGNAIAVHDIEQALMGTSLGVDMQRGTPARGGHRHHLQAINLIRRCGDIANAVEQGVLTRGVMYECVRNNVPFCLAGSIRDDGPLPDTLMDLVKAQQEYARLLEGADMILMLSTMLHSIGVGNMTPAGVKLVCVDINPAVVTKLSDRGSVESVGVVTDVGLFLSFMVDQLEKLSLSVSV, encoded by the coding sequence ATGACCAACTCCCCCATACGCTTTCTGATGTGCGCTCCGCAGCACTACGACGTCGATTACGTCATCAATCCGTGGATGGCGGGCAACATCCACAAATCCTCACGCGATCGCGCTGCCGAGCAGTGGGATAGGCTCTTTCACATCATCGACGCGCGCGCGCAGGTGGATCTAGTTGCGCCGCAACCGGGCTGGCCGGATATGGTCTTCACCGCCAACGCCGGTTTGGTGCTGGGCGATCGCGTGGTGCTCAGCCGCTTCTATCATCCGGAGCGCCAGGGCGAAGAGCCGCACTTCCGGCAGTGGTTCAAAGACAACGGATTTGAAGTCTTCGAGTTGCCACAAAATTTACCCTTTGAAGGTGCGGGGGATGCGCTGCTCGATCGCGAAGGGCGCTGGTTGTGGTCGGGTTACGGTTTCCGTTCGGAGTTGGACTCCCACGCCTACATTGCCAAGTGGCTCGATATCGAAGTGCTGTCCCTCCGCTTGATCGACGAGCGCTTCTATCACCTCGATACGTGTTTCTGTCCGCTCAGCGGCGGCTACCTAATTTACTATCCGGCAGCCTTCGACGCCTACTCCAATCACCTGATCGAGATGCGCGTCCCTGCGGAAAAACGTATCGCTGTCGAGCAAGCAGACGCGGGAAATTTTGCCTGCAACGCCGTCAATATCGAGCAAACCATTATCCTCAATCGCGCGAGCGACAACCTTAAGATGCACTTGACCGCAGCGGGATTCGAAGTGGTCGAAACACCTCTCACGGAATTTCTTAAAGCCGGCGGAGCTTCAAAGTGCCTGACTTTGCGCGTAACCGAGCCGGTGCGAACCGAATTGCACGCCAACGAACCGCTCGCCAGCCGCACGGTCCACCTCGAAGGACATTTACTGGATGCCGGCATCATGAACCGCGCCCTTGACACGATCGTCGAGGAAGGCGGTTCGTTCCAGATCCTAAATTTCCAACTGGGCACCCAGCGCCAGAGCCTCTCGGCAGCGGACGTGCACGTGTCTGCCCCATCGCCAAGCATCCTGGAGACGATCGTGTCGCAACTGATCGAATTGGGTGCGGTGAACCTCCCGACCGAAGCACGCGACGCGCAACTCGCGCCCGTGATGCAAGCTGGCGTTGCCCCCAACGACTTTTACGTCACAACCATTTATCCAACGGAAGTCTGCATCGACGGAACCTGGGTGCCGGTTACGCACCAGCGCATGGATGGCGCGATCGCCCTGCTCCAAACTCCGCAAGGCTGGACCGCTCGCTGCAAGCTGCTACGCGACTTGGAAGTCGGCGAGTCAGTGGTGGTCGGTGTGGAAGGCATTCGCTCGCGACGCAAATCCAGCACGCGCGATCGCCAAATCAATAACGAGCACGAATTCGCCTTCATGGGCGCGGGGGTGTCCAGCGAACGACGCGTGGAAATTGTGGTCGAGCAAATTGCCTGGGAGATGCGCCGCATCCGCGATCGCGGCGGCAAGGTCGTGGTAACGGCGGGACCGGTGGTGATTCATACGGGCGGCAGCCATCACTTGGCACGCCTGATCCGCGAAGGCTACGTCAACGTGCTGCTCGGCGGTAACGCGATCGCCGTCCATGACATCGAACAGGCACTGATGGGAACGTCGTTGGGCGTGGACATGCAGCGAGGCACGCCAGCCCGCGGCGGTCACCGACACCATTTACAAGCGATCAATCTAATCCGGCGTTGTGGCGATATTGCCAATGCGGTCGAGCAAGGCGTTCTGACGCGCGGCGTGATGTACGAGTGCGTGCGCAACAACGTGCCGTTTTGCCTGGCCGGGTCGATTCGCGATGACGGTCCGCTGCCTGATACCCTTATGGACTTGGTAAAGGCACAGCAGGAATACGCACGCCTGTTGGAGGGCGCGGACATGATCTTGATGCTCTCGACAATGCTGCACTCGATTGGCGTCGGCAACATGACGCCGGCTGGCGTAAAGCTAGTGTGCGTGGACATCAACCCGGCTGTGGTGACGAAGTTGAGCGATCGCGGCTCGGTGGAATCAGTCGGCGTCGTAACGGACGTCGGCTTGTTCTTGAGCTTTATGGTCGACCAGCTTGAAAAGTTGTCGCTTTCAGTCAGCGTATAG
- a CDS encoding P-II family nitrogen regulator, protein MHLVKKIEVIASSVELSKILDGLEKSGVHGHVMIRNVSGKGLRGDVEDLDMTMLDNVYIIAFCVPEQVKCVVENVRPLLDKFGGTCYISDATEIRSINCTAST, encoded by the coding sequence ATGCATTTAGTTAAAAAGATAGAAGTTATTGCCAGTTCTGTTGAGCTCAGTAAGATTTTGGACGGACTAGAAAAATCTGGCGTCCACGGCCATGTAATGATTCGAAATGTTTCTGGTAAAGGACTGCGGGGTGATGTTGAAGATCTAGACATGACGATGCTCGACAATGTCTATATCATAGCTTTCTGCGTGCCCGAACAGGTTAAATGTGTTGTTGAAAACGTACGTCCACTGCTCGATAAGTTTGGCGGAACGTGTTATATTTCCGACGCGACTGAAATTCGTTCTATTAATTGCACAGCATCCACCTAA
- a CDS encoding sodium-dependent bicarbonate transport family permease → MDANSIVSNILNPPVLFFFLGMAAIFVKSDLEIPPPIPKLLSLYLLLAIGFKGGVELVKSGITQEVVLTLLAAMFMACVVPLYTYFILKLKLDTYDAAAIAATYGSISAVTFITASAFLTELGIGFDGYMVAALALMESPAIIVGLILVNLFTTDEKREFSWGEVLQEAFLNSSVFLLVGSLAIGTLTGEHGWELLSPFTQGMFYGVLTFFLLDMGLVAAKRIKDLRKTGAFLVLFSILIPILNAAVGLLIARLIGMSPGNALLFSVLCASASYIAVPAAMRMTVPEANPSLYVSTALAVTFPFNIIVGIPLYLYGINLMWS, encoded by the coding sequence ATGGATGCCAATTCGATCGTTTCTAATATCCTGAATCCCCCAGTCCTGTTCTTTTTCTTGGGGATGGCCGCGATTTTTGTCAAATCCGATCTAGAAATTCCACCACCAATTCCTAAGCTACTGTCACTCTATCTATTGCTGGCAATTGGTTTTAAAGGTGGAGTCGAGTTGGTCAAAAGTGGGATAACCCAGGAAGTGGTGTTGACCCTTCTGGCAGCCATGTTTATGGCCTGTGTTGTACCTCTTTATACCTACTTTATTCTGAAGCTCAAGCTAGATACTTATGATGCAGCAGCGATCGCCGCAACCTATGGTTCCATCAGTGCCGTAACGTTCATTACTGCCAGTGCATTTTTGACGGAGTTGGGTATTGGCTTTGATGGCTACATGGTGGCAGCACTTGCATTGATGGAGTCTCCTGCGATCATTGTGGGATTGATTCTGGTCAATCTGTTCACAACCGATGAGAAACGAGAGTTCTCCTGGGGAGAAGTGTTGCAAGAAGCCTTCCTCAACAGCTCCGTGTTTTTGTTGGTGGGCAGCCTTGCGATTGGAACGCTAACTGGAGAGCATGGCTGGGAACTATTATCGCCGTTTACCCAAGGGATGTTCTACGGTGTTTTAACTTTCTTTTTGTTAGACATGGGTCTGGTCGCCGCGAAAAGAATCAAAGACTTGCGAAAGACGGGCGCGTTTCTGGTCTTGTTCTCAATCCTGATACCCATCCTCAATGCGGCTGTGGGGCTGCTGATTGCAAGATTGATAGGCATGTCGCCAGGAAATGCTCTTTTATTTTCCGTATTGTGTGCCAGCGCTTCTTACATTGCTGTTCCTGCCGCAATGCGAATGACCGTGCCAGAGGCCAATCCGAGCCTCTACGTTTCTACCGCTCTTGCAGTTACATTTCCATTCAACATAATTGTGGGAATTCCACTGTATCTGTACGGCATCAACCTTATGTGGAGCTGA
- a CDS encoding agmatinase family protein, with product MSSPPFDLEAVPPANGHYFALQGSLADARLVYLPVPWDVTTSYNAGAAEGPQAILTASPQLDWYDFDLPKAWEVPRATVPIDAEIYERNRHVRALAKSVYEYLERGGTTADAEVQPALAAVNRACADLNVWVYERSRSLLDTGKLVGIIGGDHSVPLGLMRALGEVSGHYGILQIDAHCDLRAGYGGFLYSHAAIAYHALGLPSVTHLTQVGIRDVSPREIERARKDERVTLFDDWQLQAAAFSGKPWAVQCEAIVSTLPNDVYVSFDIDGLSPEFCPHTGTPVPGGLSFNAAIFLLQAIVKSGRRIVGFDLCEVSPGDDEWDGNVGARVLYKLSNLALLSQPKR from the coding sequence ATGTCCTCCCCGCCTTTCGATCTCGAGGCCGTCCCGCCTGCAAACGGCCATTACTTTGCATTACAGGGCTCGCTCGCAGACGCGCGCCTGGTCTACCTACCGGTTCCGTGGGATGTCACCACGTCTTACAATGCCGGTGCTGCCGAGGGACCGCAAGCTATCCTGACGGCCTCGCCGCAACTGGACTGGTACGATTTCGATCTGCCCAAGGCTTGGGAAGTCCCGCGGGCTACCGTCCCGATCGATGCTGAAATCTACGAACGCAACCGCCACGTCCGCGCGCTTGCTAAATCCGTCTACGAATACTTAGAACGCGGCGGCACGACAGCAGATGCTGAAGTCCAACCGGCACTGGCAGCAGTTAACCGCGCGTGTGCCGATCTGAACGTCTGGGTTTACGAGCGCTCGCGCTCGCTCCTCGACACCGGCAAGCTTGTCGGCATCATCGGCGGCGACCACAGCGTTCCGCTGGGATTGATGCGCGCGCTCGGCGAAGTCTCGGGTCACTACGGGATCCTGCAAATCGATGCCCACTGCGACCTGCGCGCGGGCTATGGCGGTTTTCTTTACTCCCATGCGGCGATCGCCTATCACGCCCTAGGGCTGCCGAGCGTGACGCACCTGACCCAAGTCGGCATCCGCGACGTTTCCCCCCGCGAAATCGAACGCGCTCGCAAGGACGAACGCGTGACGCTTTTCGACGACTGGCAGCTGCAAGCCGCAGCCTTTTCTGGGAAACCCTGGGCCGTTCAATGTGAGGCGATTGTCTCCACACTGCCCAATGACGTCTACGTCAGCTTCGATATCGACGGTTTGAGTCCGGAATTCTGCCCGCACACTGGCACGCCAGTTCCCGGCGGACTGAGCTTTAATGCCGCGATCTTCTTGCTGCAGGCGATCGTTAAATCCGGCCGGCGTATCGTCGGCTTCGATCTTTGCGAAGTCTCGCCCGGCGATGACGAGTGGGATGGCAATGTCGGCGCGCGCGTTCTCTACAAACTCTCAAATCTAGCACTCTTATCTCAACCGAAGAGGTGA
- a CDS encoding ankyrin repeat domain-containing protein, whose translation MTSNTENLSATIAKLASTHSSKQLFAEQLGDLVKAVAHAAVGEAPTAEMQRETEAVFSVLDEAARSGRDEVFGELLTAERQTRHANEPTLLMAAIAGGRSDVARALIAAEADINIRIERIFPFDALQLAADRADCDLVGVLLAAGADPNWNDPDLRPLAKAVARNDVELVRVLLAGGAKVGQASLADAARQDVAIVQLLLDAGCEVDATDLMGDTALIVACAHGRADVAGVLLAAGADPNYCNERQGSCPLGAALQSPNVLAVLNDRGLGTQAPAELLDRVAEIVRALAANGADLSLRDARGRTALMQAAEQGYTAVVVALLDCHPDINAVEDPSQGLLPEIARGMETAIASQSEGKTALLLAAENGHDNIVVALLAAGADVIATDARGRTALDVAIQQGYGAIAQMLKQSGAVLPAVENLAEAALLGAVKQGNLDELQAALAAGADPNASEQQTRDRNPRHKTALMFAAESDRVATVRMLLEAGADVNLSDCPVRKQGRTPLMYAAIANAPEVLNLLLAAGAEVDARDKRGQTALFFAVQEECLDAAKVLLKGGADPHQKGWDGSPCSIAAYAGPDIADAIAAADPGEEGTTSEAAQAEMLVSAAFDGNVELVNKLIAEGADANAREHDDGWTALMLAAARDAIECVRALLDAGADPNASCHSGQTAISEAAYWGHVEVVEVLLAAGANVNAADNEDGWTPLMKTLVFGNADIARLLLAAGANPNLRDSEGRTALRLALDDDRSEIASVLRSAGASQ comes from the coding sequence GTGACTTCTAACACCGAGAACCTTTCTGCCACAATCGCTAAACTCGCTAGCACTCACAGTAGCAAGCAATTGTTTGCCGAGCAGCTAGGCGATCTCGTCAAAGCAGTCGCGCACGCAGCAGTGGGTGAGGCACCAACTGCCGAGATGCAGCGCGAGACCGAGGCCGTCTTTTCCGTGCTGGACGAAGCCGCCCGCTCCGGGCGGGATGAGGTCTTCGGCGAGCTGTTGACAGCAGAGCGGCAAACGCGCCACGCGAACGAACCGACGCTGTTGATGGCGGCGATCGCGGGCGGTCGCTCTGACGTAGCAAGGGCGCTGATCGCGGCTGAGGCGGATATCAACATTCGGATCGAACGGATTTTTCCCTTCGATGCCCTACAGCTAGCTGCTGACCGCGCCGATTGCGATCTCGTTGGAGTGTTGCTGGCAGCGGGGGCCGACCCTAACTGGAACGACCCCGATCTCCGTCCCCTGGCAAAGGCCGTCGCGCGCAATGACGTCGAGCTGGTAAGGGTCCTCCTGGCTGGCGGCGCCAAAGTGGGTCAAGCGTCCCTAGCCGATGCTGCCCGGCAAGATGTAGCGATCGTACAACTACTACTCGACGCCGGCTGCGAGGTCGACGCTACAGACTTGATGGGCGACACGGCACTGATCGTTGCCTGCGCCCACGGTCGCGCAGATGTCGCGGGCGTGTTGTTAGCTGCCGGAGCGGACCCGAATTATTGCAACGAGCGTCAGGGATCGTGCCCGCTTGGTGCCGCGCTTCAGTCCCCGAACGTCCTCGCAGTTTTAAACGATCGCGGCTTGGGCACCCAAGCGCCGGCCGAGCTGCTCGATCGCGTCGCGGAGATCGTGCGAGCGCTAGCAGCCAACGGGGCCGATTTGTCCTTGCGAGATGCGCGCGGCAGAACGGCCCTCATGCAAGCAGCCGAACAAGGCTACACGGCCGTCGTTGTCGCCCTGCTTGACTGCCACCCCGATATCAACGCAGTTGAAGATCCATCTCAAGGGCTGCTGCCCGAGATCGCGCGCGGGATGGAGACCGCGATCGCCTCCCAATCCGAGGGCAAAACCGCTCTCTTGCTCGCAGCCGAGAACGGCCACGACAACATTGTTGTTGCGTTACTCGCCGCTGGGGCCGATGTGATTGCAACTGATGCGCGAGGACGCACAGCACTGGATGTTGCTATCCAACAAGGCTATGGCGCGATCGCGCAGATGCTGAAGCAGTCTGGAGCGGTATTGCCTGCAGTGGAAAACCTTGCAGAGGCAGCATTGCTAGGTGCAGTCAAGCAAGGCAATCTCGACGAGTTGCAAGCGGCATTGGCAGCAGGGGCGGATCCAAACGCAAGCGAGCAGCAGACTCGCGACCGCAATCCACGCCACAAAACCGCCCTGATGTTCGCAGCAGAGAGCGACCGCGTCGCGACCGTGCGCATGCTCCTAGAAGCAGGGGCTGATGTTAACCTGAGCGACTGCCCCGTCAGAAAACAAGGCAGAACGCCCTTGATGTATGCGGCGATCGCCAATGCACCGGAGGTGTTGAATCTGCTGCTGGCAGCCGGTGCCGAGGTCGACGCACGCGACAAACGCGGTCAGACCGCATTGTTCTTCGCCGTCCAGGAAGAGTGTTTGGACGCAGCAAAGGTGCTCTTGAAAGGCGGAGCCGACCCGCACCAAAAAGGCTGGGATGGCTCGCCATGTTCCATCGCGGCCTATGCGGGTCCAGACATCGCCGACGCGATCGCAGCAGCGGATCCGGGCGAGGAAGGCACTACCAGCGAAGCCGCCCAGGCGGAGATGTTGGTTTCGGCTGCCTTTGACGGCAACGTGGAGCTTGTGAACAAGTTGATTGCTGAGGGTGCCGATGCGAATGCCCGCGAGCACGACGACGGGTGGACGGCGTTGATGTTGGCAGCAGCTCGCGACGCGATTGAATGCGTCCGCGCTTTGCTGGATGCCGGTGCCGACCCAAATGCCAGCTGCCACTCCGGGCAAACGGCGATCTCTGAAGCCGCATATTGGGGTCATGTCGAAGTTGTCGAGGTCCTGCTGGCTGCCGGTGCCAATGTGAATGCCGCTGATAATGAAGATGGTTGGACCCCACTGATGAAGACGCTCGTGTTCGGTAATGCCGACATCGCACGCCTGCTGTTAGCTGCTGGTGCCAACCCCAACCTCCGCGACAGTGAGGGGCGCACGGCATTAAGACTGGCATTGGACGACGATCGCTCGGAGATCGCGTCGGTGTTGCGATCGGCAGGAGCTAGCCAATAA
- the ureC gene encoding urease subunit alpha, with protein MSYRIDRRAYAETYGPTTGDRLRLADTELFIEVERDFTTYGDEVKFGGGKVIRDGMGQSPISRADGAVDLVITNALILDWWGIVKADIGVKDGKIHKIGKAGNPYIQDNVDIIIGPATEAIAGEGSILTAGGIDAHIHFICPQQIETAIASGITTMIGGGTGPATGTNATTCTPGAWNIWRMLQAADAFPMNLGFLGKGNSSQPQGLIEQVRAGAMGLKLHEDWGTTPAAIDTCLNVADEFDVQVAIHTDTLNEAGFVETTIAAFKNRTIHTYHTEGAGGGHAPDIIKVCGEANVLPSSTNPTRPYTTNTLEEHLDMLMVCHHLDRGIPEDVAFAESRIRRETIAAEDILHDLGAFSMIASDSQAMGRVGEVVIRTWQTAHKMKVQRGQLPEDSERNDNARAKRYVAKYTINPAIAHGIADRVGSIEAGKLADLCLWKPAFFGIKPELVIKGGAIAWAQMGDPNASIPTPQPVHMRPMFGSFGGAIAATSLTFVSQAAIAAGIPEQIELQTPAVAVANTRNIGKAQMKLNDSMPHVEVDPETYEVRANGELLACEPASELPMAQRYFLF; from the coding sequence GTGAGTTATCGCATCGACCGTCGCGCCTACGCTGAAACCTACGGACCCACCACCGGCGATCGCCTGCGCTTGGCCGATACCGAGCTATTTATTGAGGTCGAGCGCGACTTTACCACCTACGGCGACGAGGTGAAGTTCGGAGGCGGTAAGGTGATTCGCGATGGCATGGGACAGTCGCCGATTTCCCGCGCGGACGGTGCCGTCGACTTGGTTATCACCAACGCCTTGATCCTCGACTGGTGGGGCATCGTCAAAGCCGACATCGGAGTCAAAGACGGCAAGATTCACAAAATCGGCAAAGCAGGCAATCCTTACATTCAAGACAACGTCGATATCATCATCGGTCCGGCAACCGAAGCGATCGCCGGCGAAGGCTCAATCCTCACGGCCGGCGGCATCGACGCCCACATCCACTTCATCTGCCCCCAGCAAATTGAAACCGCGATCGCCTCGGGCATCACCACGATGATCGGCGGCGGCACGGGTCCGGCCACGGGCACCAACGCCACCACCTGCACGCCCGGCGCGTGGAACATTTGGCGGATGTTACAAGCCGCCGACGCCTTCCCGATGAACCTGGGTTTCCTCGGCAAAGGCAACAGCAGCCAGCCCCAAGGACTTATCGAGCAAGTGCGCGCGGGTGCAATGGGCTTAAAGCTCCACGAAGACTGGGGCACGACCCCAGCGGCGATCGACACGTGCTTGAATGTCGCCGACGAATTCGACGTGCAGGTTGCTATCCACACCGACACGCTCAACGAAGCAGGCTTCGTCGAAACCACGATCGCCGCCTTCAAGAATCGCACGATTCACACCTATCACACCGAAGGTGCGGGCGGCGGCCATGCCCCCGACATCATCAAAGTATGCGGCGAAGCCAACGTTTTACCCTCCTCGACCAACCCCACGCGCCCCTACACCACCAACACCCTCGAAGAACACTTAGACATGTTGATGGTGTGCCATCACCTCGATCGCGGCATACCCGAAGACGTCGCCTTTGCCGAATCCCGCATCCGCCGCGAAACCATTGCCGCCGAAGACATCCTCCACGATCTGGGTGCGTTCAGCATGATCGCCTCCGATTCCCAGGCCATGGGCCGCGTCGGCGAAGTCGTTATCCGCACCTGGCAGACCGCCCACAAAATGAAGGTCCAGCGCGGTCAGCTTCCCGAAGACTCCGAACGCAACGACAACGCCCGCGCCAAGCGCTACGTCGCCAAATACACCATCAACCCGGCGATCGCCCACGGTATCGCCGATCGCGTCGGCTCCATCGAAGCAGGCAAGCTAGCGGACCTTTGTCTCTGGAAACCGGCCTTCTTTGGTATCAAACCGGAGCTTGTCATCAAAGGCGGTGCGATCGCCTGGGCGCAAATGGGCGACCCCAACGCCAGCATCCCGACGCCGCAGCCGGTGCACATGCGCCCGATGTTCGGCAGCTTCGGCGGCGCGATCGCGGCCACCTCGTTGACTTTCGTTTCGCAAGCGGCAATCGCGGCGGGCATTCCCGAACAAATCGAACTCCAGACGCCGGCCGTAGCTGTAGCGAACACGCGCAACATCGGCAAGGCACAGATGAAACTCAACGACTCCATGCCACACGTCGAAGTCGATCCGGAAACCTACGAAGTCCGCGCCAATGGCGAACTGCTCGCCTGCGAGCCAGCCAGCGAACTCCCAATGGCGCAGCGCTATTTCTTGTTCTAG